From the Montipora capricornis isolate CH-2021 chromosome 2, ASM3666992v2, whole genome shotgun sequence genome, one window contains:
- the LOC138027718 gene encoding tubulin polyglutamylase TTLL11-like isoform X1, protein MKSDDPELDRVVSTTQIQPLVSRKLPRLVTPIRGQKWQNESDNYIVAKASVTHSQHGTKDPKKPKKLISELNVEGKRGKAKNRRRKIPHGPSVDTSRARTGGEVVRLAIKELGWREIPVARQTGCDFYWLGGNFEIPDYVETGQLSKFFGMSDAAHKIQLTRQINRLQLLFPHEFTFYPKTWILPEEYGELLAYASKKKKSQTFILKPDGGSQGEGIFLTQNVHDVNLDASFARPSVVQEYIADPYLLDKFKFDLRIYVVLKSLDPLQVYICREGMVRFCTEHYHPPTPKNIFKTYMHLTNYSLNKYSSGYVQSDAGDKGSKQKLSAVFRKLAKEGCDIKRLWADIDKVVCQTMIALVPILKLQNQVMSAELKQKLKCFQILGFDILLDKNLKPFLLEVNSSPSLRIDHEEEVSPGKVEHVISATDMEIKLPIVKDSMLLAWQHKRMDDSPPEIAGCLHQIYPKLASQLDHHRVVERCVTLFRHFVGVRTSTRMGPTSFRMMARRCHLTDFGFTLAAFDIMFINMSRRHPVGDSGRAALSFNAFCESLIAIGHKKFSLTMRLEPVEILLTVLKHCEQNLQWPAGKKGDVSQPQRKQKLPSRLSVRTMHSCFLLPTSPLIKDGLL, encoded by the exons ATGAAATCGGACGATCCTGAATTGGACAGAGTAGTTTCCACCACTCAAATCCAGCCACTTGTTTCACGGAAGCTTCCTCGCTTAGTTACACCAATTCGAGggcaaaaatggcaaaatgagAGCGATAATTACATCGTTGCTAAGGCCAGTGTGACTCATTCGCAACATGGAACCAAGGATCCCAAGAAACCGAAAAAGTTGATCTCTGAGCTCAACGTGGaaggaaagagaggaaaagcaAAGAACCGACGAAGAAAAATTCCTCATGGCCCGTCTGTCGACACCTCGCGTGCACGAACAGGCGGTGAGGTTGTGCGTCTTGCCATTAAGGAGTTGGGCTGGCGCGAG ATTCCTGTGGCTAGGCAAACTGGATGTGACTTTTATTGGCTTGGTGGAAACTTTGAAATACCGGATTATGTAGAAACTGGACAACTAAGCAAATTTTTTG GCATGTCAGACGCTGCCCACAAAATACAGCTGACAAGACAAATCAACCGCCTTcagctactttttcctcatgaGTTCACCTTCTACCCTAAAACATGGATCCTGCCTGAGGAATATGGTGAACTTCTTGCTTATGCTTCGAAGAAAAAGAAGTCACAGACTTTTATCTTAAAACCTGATGGTGGATCCCAGGGTGAGGGAATTTTCCTAACACAGAATGTTCATGATGTTAATCTGGATGCATCCTTCGCAAGGCCATCTGTTGTGCAAGAATATATAGCAGATCCCTATCTTTTGGACAAGTTTAAATTTGACTTGAGAATTTATGTTGTATTGAAGAGCTTAGACCCATTGCAGGTGTACATTTGTCGGGAAGGAATGGTACGCTTCTGCACAGAGCACTACCATCCACCAACACCCAAAAACATATTCAAGACATACATGCACTTAACGAACTATTCCTTGAACAAGTACAGCTCAGGATATGTTCAAAGTGATGCCGGTGATAAAGGAAGTAAGCAAAAGCTTAGTGCAGTCTTCAGAAAACTGGCAAAAGAAGGCTGTGACATAAAGCGTCTGTGGGCTGACATTGACAAGGTTGTTTGCCAGACTATGATTGCTCTAGTACCAATCCTAAAACTTCAGAACCAGGTCATGAGTGCAGAGTtgaagcaaaaattgaagtgTTTTCAAATCTTAGGTTTTGACATTTTACTGGACAAAAATCTTAAGCCTTTTCTTCTTGAAGTGAACTCAAGTCCAAGTTTAAGAATTGATCATGAAGAAGAAGTTAGTCCTGGGAAAGTTGAGCATGTTATTAGTGCAACAGACATGGAGATTAAACTTCCAATTGTCAAAGACTCCATGTTGCTAGCATGGCAGCATAAGAGAAT GGATGACAGTCCTCCAGAGATTGCAGGTTGCTTGCACCAAATTTATCCCAAGCTGGCTTCCCAATTGGATCACCATCGAGTTGTGGAACGGTGCGTCACATTGTTTAGACACTTCGTGGGTGTTCGAACATCTACCAGAATGGGTCCTACATCTTTCAGAATGATGGCAAG GCGATGTCATCTAACTGACTTTGGCTTCACTCTTGCTGCGTTTGACATAATGTTCATCAACATGAGTCGTCGTCATCCAGTAGGCGATTCTGGTCGGGCAGCTCTCAGTTTTAATGCCTTCTGTGAATCGCTCATAGCAATAGGGCACAAGAAATTCTCACTGACTATGAGACTGGAGCCTGTGGAAATATTActgactgttttgaaacactGCGAGCAAAATTTGCAATGGCCAGCAGGGAAGAAAGGCGATGTGTCACAACctcaaagaaagcaaaaacttCCTTCCCGATTAAGTGTACGTACAATGCACAGCTGCTTTCTTTTACCAACAAGTCCTCTTATCAAGGATGGTCTCTTGTAA
- the LOC138027718 gene encoding tubulin polyglutamylase TTLL11-like isoform X2, with protein sequence MFVLMLCSFCFVFPSIPVARQTGCDFYWLGGNFEIPDYVETGQLSKFFGMSDAAHKIQLTRQINRLQLLFPHEFTFYPKTWILPEEYGELLAYASKKKKSQTFILKPDGGSQGEGIFLTQNVHDVNLDASFARPSVVQEYIADPYLLDKFKFDLRIYVVLKSLDPLQVYICREGMVRFCTEHYHPPTPKNIFKTYMHLTNYSLNKYSSGYVQSDAGDKGSKQKLSAVFRKLAKEGCDIKRLWADIDKVVCQTMIALVPILKLQNQVMSAELKQKLKCFQILGFDILLDKNLKPFLLEVNSSPSLRIDHEEEVSPGKVEHVISATDMEIKLPIVKDSMLLAWQHKRMDDSPPEIAGCLHQIYPKLASQLDHHRVVERCVTLFRHFVGVRTSTRMGPTSFRMMARRCHLTDFGFTLAAFDIMFINMSRRHPVGDSGRAALSFNAFCESLIAIGHKKFSLTMRLEPVEILLTVLKHCEQNLQWPAGKKGDVSQPQRKQKLPSRLSVRTMHSCFLLPTSPLIKDGLL encoded by the exons ATGTTTGTCTTAATGCTTTgctcattttgttttgtttttccttcg ATTCCTGTGGCTAGGCAAACTGGATGTGACTTTTATTGGCTTGGTGGAAACTTTGAAATACCGGATTATGTAGAAACTGGACAACTAAGCAAATTTTTTG GCATGTCAGACGCTGCCCACAAAATACAGCTGACAAGACAAATCAACCGCCTTcagctactttttcctcatgaGTTCACCTTCTACCCTAAAACATGGATCCTGCCTGAGGAATATGGTGAACTTCTTGCTTATGCTTCGAAGAAAAAGAAGTCACAGACTTTTATCTTAAAACCTGATGGTGGATCCCAGGGTGAGGGAATTTTCCTAACACAGAATGTTCATGATGTTAATCTGGATGCATCCTTCGCAAGGCCATCTGTTGTGCAAGAATATATAGCAGATCCCTATCTTTTGGACAAGTTTAAATTTGACTTGAGAATTTATGTTGTATTGAAGAGCTTAGACCCATTGCAGGTGTACATTTGTCGGGAAGGAATGGTACGCTTCTGCACAGAGCACTACCATCCACCAACACCCAAAAACATATTCAAGACATACATGCACTTAACGAACTATTCCTTGAACAAGTACAGCTCAGGATATGTTCAAAGTGATGCCGGTGATAAAGGAAGTAAGCAAAAGCTTAGTGCAGTCTTCAGAAAACTGGCAAAAGAAGGCTGTGACATAAAGCGTCTGTGGGCTGACATTGACAAGGTTGTTTGCCAGACTATGATTGCTCTAGTACCAATCCTAAAACTTCAGAACCAGGTCATGAGTGCAGAGTtgaagcaaaaattgaagtgTTTTCAAATCTTAGGTTTTGACATTTTACTGGACAAAAATCTTAAGCCTTTTCTTCTTGAAGTGAACTCAAGTCCAAGTTTAAGAATTGATCATGAAGAAGAAGTTAGTCCTGGGAAAGTTGAGCATGTTATTAGTGCAACAGACATGGAGATTAAACTTCCAATTGTCAAAGACTCCATGTTGCTAGCATGGCAGCATAAGAGAAT GGATGACAGTCCTCCAGAGATTGCAGGTTGCTTGCACCAAATTTATCCCAAGCTGGCTTCCCAATTGGATCACCATCGAGTTGTGGAACGGTGCGTCACATTGTTTAGACACTTCGTGGGTGTTCGAACATCTACCAGAATGGGTCCTACATCTTTCAGAATGATGGCAAG GCGATGTCATCTAACTGACTTTGGCTTCACTCTTGCTGCGTTTGACATAATGTTCATCAACATGAGTCGTCGTCATCCAGTAGGCGATTCTGGTCGGGCAGCTCTCAGTTTTAATGCCTTCTGTGAATCGCTCATAGCAATAGGGCACAAGAAATTCTCACTGACTATGAGACTGGAGCCTGTGGAAATATTActgactgttttgaaacactGCGAGCAAAATTTGCAATGGCCAGCAGGGAAGAAAGGCGATGTGTCACAACctcaaagaaagcaaaaacttCCTTCCCGATTAAGTGTACGTACAATGCACAGCTGCTTTCTTTTACCAACAAGTCCTCTTATCAAGGATGGTCTCTTGTAA